One genomic segment of Brevibacillus laterosporus LMG 15441 includes these proteins:
- a CDS encoding GNAT family N-acetyltransferase yields the protein MAEGFMEDPLYQHILPDRSTRLNVLQIFFTNYVTMLYDYSDLYATSDRLEAVALVFRSEKAEALPAYRYMWDVCRTIVKSLKASKYIGLRGFCRGLAILRCMSSAWLSVFEGRVYMHLDMLVVQPEFRGQGYVSKIMKPLLEECKQRNIVCTLETQNPHNIAIYERYQFTTIEVISLPKSQVEQYCMVYQ from the coding sequence TTGGCTGAAGGATTTATGGAAGACCCACTGTATCAGCATATCCTGCCTGACCGTTCTACTAGACTGAATGTTCTACAGATCTTTTTTACAAACTATGTTACCATGCTGTATGATTACTCCGATTTATATGCGACCTCCGATAGATTGGAAGCTGTTGCATTAGTATTCAGATCGGAAAAGGCAGAAGCATTGCCTGCATACAGATACATGTGGGATGTCTGTCGTACAATCGTAAAGTCGCTGAAAGCTAGTAAGTATATTGGGCTTAGGGGATTTTGCCGAGGATTGGCTATTCTACGCTGTATGAGCTCTGCTTGGTTGTCTGTGTTTGAGGGACGAGTATATATGCATTTGGATATGCTTGTGGTGCAGCCAGAGTTTCGGGGTCAAGGGTATGTGAGTAAAATTATGAAGCCTCTTTTAGAGGAATGTAAGCAAAGAAACATCGTATGTACGTTGGAAACTCAAAACCCTCATAACATTGCTATATATGAGCGATATCAATTTACTACAATTGAAGTAATTTCTTTGCCAAAGAGTCAGGTAGAACAGTATTGCATGGTTTATCAATGA
- the qoxA gene encoding cytochrome aa3 quinol oxidase subunit II translates to MRHKGSFLFMFFCLALLLSGCEPLMVLDPKGPVAKIQSDTIIFSMWVMAGVLFVVYVLFVYMLVKYRATKANEGYVPPHEEGSKLLEIAWTAIPIVIVVILSVITVKTLDQVENKPAGYDDQKPMIIYASSSNWKWHFSYPEENIETVNYLNIPTNRPIEFRLYSYGPITSFWIPQLGGQKYAMSDMVTKLHFAADHPGSFMGKNSNFSGRGFAQMEFEVLAMSPADYSKWVDEVKKTAPELTEPEFDSVLDMEHVGRKTYSSTHLSFRPAPEGAHGGHNHGGGTTTESEPHSTSEHSGHSDSSSEHSEHSEMNHDQHKK, encoded by the coding sequence ATGAGACACAAAGGGTCGTTTCTTTTCATGTTTTTTTGTCTTGCTCTTTTATTATCCGGTTGTGAGCCATTAATGGTACTTGATCCAAAAGGACCTGTTGCCAAAATACAATCGGACACCATTATTTTTTCTATGTGGGTTATGGCTGGTGTATTATTTGTAGTTTATGTTTTGTTTGTTTACATGCTAGTGAAATATCGCGCTACCAAAGCGAACGAGGGCTATGTACCTCCTCACGAGGAAGGTAGTAAGCTATTAGAAATTGCATGGACAGCCATTCCAATTGTCATTGTAGTGATTTTATCAGTTATTACTGTCAAAACACTGGATCAAGTGGAAAACAAGCCAGCCGGCTATGACGATCAGAAGCCAATGATCATCTATGCTTCGTCTTCTAACTGGAAATGGCATTTTAGTTATCCTGAGGAAAACATTGAGACGGTTAACTACCTGAACATCCCGACAAACCGTCCGATCGAATTCCGTCTGTATTCGTATGGACCAATCACGAGCTTCTGGATTCCACAGCTTGGTGGTCAAAAATATGCGATGTCCGACATGGTTACCAAATTGCATTTTGCCGCTGATCATCCGGGTTCGTTCATGGGTAAAAACTCTAACTTCTCCGGTAGAGGCTTTGCACAAATGGAATTTGAAGTTCTAGCAATGTCACCTGCTGATTATTCAAAATGGGTGGATGAAGTAAAGAAAACGGCTCCTGAATTGACAGAGCCTGAATTTGATAGCGTGCTTGACATGGAGCATGTAGGAAGAAAAACGTATTCTTCCACACACTTATCATTTAGACCAGCGCCTGAGGGTGCCCATGGTGGTCATAATCATGGAGGCGGAACAACAACTGAATCGGAGCCACACTCTACTTCTGAGCACTCTGGGCATTCTGATTCTTCTTCCGAACACTCCGAGCATTCCGAAATGAATCACGACCAGCATAAGAAATAA
- the qoxB gene encoding cytochrome aa3 quinol oxidase subunit I, with protein sequence MKWDEFFVTGEPMIYGAMASIVLATIAIIGGLTYFKKWGYLWREWLTTVDHKKIGVMYIIAALLMLFRGGVDAVMMRIQLAVPDNTFLNSQHYNEVFTTHGIIMILFMAMPFIIGLMNVVIPLQIGARDVAFPRLNAVSFWLFFAGAMLFNISFVIGGSPDAGWTAYFPLASKEFSPTVGNNYYSIALQIAGIGTLMTGVNFTATILKMRAPGMKMMHIPMFTWSVLITCVIIMFAFPVLTVALALMMFDRLFDSQFFTMANGGMDMLWANLFWIWGHPEVYIVVLPAFGIYSEIIATFSKKNLYGYTSMVVSMVAISLLSFVVWAHHFYTMGHGSAVNGFFSITTMAIAVPTGVKIFNWLFTLRKGRIEFTTPMLYSLAFIPIFTIGGVTGVMLAMASADYQYHNTMFLVAHFHYVLIPGTVFAVIAGMYYWFPKVFGFKLNERLGKISFWVIAVSFNATFLPLFFLGLNGMTRRMYTYSAGTGFGPLNLIATIGSIGLTLGFILLVYNIYWSCRYSPRDVNGDPWGGRTLEWSTHSPVPEYNFAVMPNHTGRDAFWFAKQKNLPMFTDKIEPIHMPNNSGQPFILGIIFFFFGFFLVFSWWTPAIISGILVIVMLAVRSFERDHGKHIPVKEIIETEERLRGDRV encoded by the coding sequence ATGAAATGGGACGAATTTTTCGTTACAGGTGAGCCGATGATCTATGGCGCTATGGCAAGTATTGTGCTTGCCACGATCGCTATCATTGGCGGTTTAACCTACTTTAAAAAATGGGGCTACTTGTGGAGAGAATGGCTCACTACAGTTGACCATAAAAAAATCGGTGTTATGTACATCATTGCCGCTCTACTCATGCTATTCCGCGGTGGCGTAGATGCTGTAATGATGCGTATTCAGCTAGCTGTACCTGATAATACCTTCTTAAATTCGCAGCATTACAATGAGGTCTTTACAACACACGGTATTATCATGATCCTCTTTATGGCGATGCCGTTTATCATTGGACTCATGAACGTGGTTATTCCTCTTCAAATCGGTGCGAGAGACGTAGCATTCCCGCGTCTTAATGCCGTTAGCTTCTGGCTGTTTTTCGCAGGTGCGATGCTATTTAACATCTCCTTTGTTATTGGTGGATCGCCTGACGCTGGATGGACTGCTTACTTCCCGTTGGCAAGTAAAGAATTCAGTCCTACAGTAGGTAACAACTACTACTCCATTGCTTTACAAATTGCGGGTATTGGTACACTGATGACCGGTGTTAACTTTACTGCAACCATTTTAAAAATGCGTGCTCCTGGTATGAAAATGATGCACATACCAATGTTTACATGGTCTGTTCTTATTACTTGCGTGATCATCATGTTTGCCTTCCCTGTCTTAACAGTAGCGTTGGCACTAATGATGTTTGATCGTCTATTTGATAGTCAGTTCTTTACAATGGCTAACGGCGGTATGGATATGCTATGGGCCAACCTGTTCTGGATTTGGGGTCACCCTGAGGTATATATCGTTGTTCTGCCTGCGTTCGGTATCTATAGCGAAATCATCGCTACTTTCTCGAAAAAGAACCTTTATGGATATACTTCCATGGTTGTCAGTATGGTAGCTATTTCCTTGCTTTCTTTCGTAGTTTGGGCTCACCATTTCTATACAATGGGTCACGGCAGTGCGGTGAATGGATTCTTCTCGATCACCACAATGGCCATAGCAGTCCCGACAGGGGTAAAAATATTCAACTGGCTCTTCACACTGCGTAAGGGTCGGATTGAATTTACGACACCAATGCTTTATTCACTAGCCTTTATCCCGATCTTTACGATTGGTGGGGTAACAGGTGTTATGCTTGCGATGGCTAGTGCTGACTACCAATACCACAACACCATGTTCCTAGTAGCTCACTTCCATTATGTGTTGATTCCTGGTACGGTGTTTGCGGTTATTGCCGGTATGTACTACTGGTTCCCGAAAGTCTTTGGTTTTAAATTGAATGAACGTCTAGGTAAAATCAGCTTCTGGGTTATTGCTGTTTCCTTTAACGCGACATTCCTGCCTCTATTCTTCCTAGGATTGAATGGTATGACACGTCGTATGTACACATACTCTGCTGGAACCGGCTTTGGTCCGCTCAATCTGATTGCTACCATCGGGTCTATTGGTTTAACGCTTGGCTTTATCTTATTGGTTTACAACATCTATTGGAGCTGCCGTTACAGTCCGCGCGATGTAAACGGAGACCCATGGGGTGGACGTACGCTAGAATGGAGCACACACAGTCCTGTACCTGAGTACAACTTTGCAGTGATGCCTAATCACACTGGTCGTGACGCCTTCTGGTTTGCAAAACAAAAAAATCTACCGATGTTTACGGATAAAATTGAACCGATTCACATGCCAAATAACAGCGGGCAACCGTTTATTCTTGGTATAATCTTCTTCTTCTTTGGATTCTTCCTAGTATTTAGCTGGTGGACTCCTGCGATTATCTCAGGAATTCTGGTCATCGTCATGCTAGCTGTTCGCTCGTTTGAACGAGATCATGGCAAACACATTCCCGTTAAGGAAATCATCGAGACTGAGGAAAGATTGCGGGGTGATCGTGTATGA
- the qoxC gene encoding cytochrome aa3 quinol oxidase subunit III: protein MKIDKSLPLEYRTEENQLKILGFWLFLGAEIVLFSTLFAVYFTLWQRTGHGPTASHLFELKGVMIETILLLTSSFVCGLAIHSMRLGFKKPTLVFLLITLLLGLGFLGVEIFEFITYVNEGATLQTSAFLSSLFVLLGTHGAHVTFGLLWGMGIIMQMKREGINEITANKTFIFSLYWHFLDVVWIFIFSFVYLKGLM, encoded by the coding sequence ATGAAAATAGATAAATCCCTTCCGCTTGAATATCGTACGGAAGAGAATCAATTAAAGATTTTGGGATTCTGGCTATTCTTAGGTGCCGAGATCGTACTGTTCTCTACCCTATTTGCTGTATATTTTACTTTGTGGCAACGTACAGGTCACGGCCCTACAGCCTCTCATCTTTTTGAGCTAAAAGGCGTTATGATTGAAACGATCCTCCTGTTAACCAGTAGTTTCGTTTGTGGACTAGCTATTCACAGCATGCGTCTTGGTTTTAAAAAGCCTACATTAGTCTTTTTGCTCATTACTCTTTTACTAGGATTAGGCTTCCTAGGTGTTGAGATTTTTGAGTTTATCACTTACGTTAATGAAGGTGCTACTCTGCAAACCAGTGCCTTTCTATCAAGCTTATTTGTTCTGTTAGGCACACATGGAGCGCACGTTACCTTTGGTCTATTATGGGGAATGGGAATCATTATGCAGATGAAGCGTGAAGGTATTAATGAGATAACCGCAAACAAGACTTTCATCTTCTCCCTATACTGGCACTTCCTTGACGTTGTCTGGATCTTTATCTTCAGCTTTGTCTACTTGAAAGGATTGATGTAA
- the qoxD gene encoding cytochrome aa3 quinol oxidase subunit IV, which translates to MKQLFPIRHVMGYIFSLILSLVALAVVFWDMSPVVGMTILSVCAIIQASLQLFVFMHINEENSTANSLYLNVGYALFVGLVTIFGTLFTMIWGY; encoded by the coding sequence ATGAAACAGCTATTCCCGATTCGTCACGTCATGGGATATATCTTTTCCCTCATCCTTTCTCTGGTTGCCTTAGCCGTCGTCTTTTGGGACATGTCACCAGTAGTAGGAATGACCATCCTGTCGGTATGTGCTATTATTCAAGCGTCCTTGCAGTTGTTTGTCTTCATGCATATCAATGAAGAAAACTCAACAGCAAACTCGCTGTATCTGAATGTTGGTTACGCCCTATTTGTAGGCTTAGTCACCATTTTCGGTACTTTATTCACAATGATTTGGGGATACTAA
- the manA gene encoding mannose-6-phosphate isomerase, class I has product MNIQPLFLQPVFQERIWGGTALRDRFPYDIPSDKTGECWAISAHPNGMCVVLNGPHQGKTLADLWENNKELFDHHQSEKFPLLTKILDANDDLSVQVHPNDEYAHKHENGEYGKTECWYIIDCDEDAELVFGHNAKSKAEVEEMIMGGKWSDFLRKVKIKPGDFFYVPSGTIHALCQGTLVLETQQSSDTTYRVYDYDRVDDQGKKRDLHLKKAIDVTTAPHVDTNPTITVQKNGDATITTYVTNEFFSVYKWEISGTATFEQDQAFLLVSVLAGTGTLEKDGQSFALKKGDHFILPAQFGTYKLTGSLEVMVSHP; this is encoded by the coding sequence ATGAATATACAGCCGCTATTTTTACAACCTGTTTTTCAAGAACGCATTTGGGGCGGAACCGCCTTACGTGATCGTTTTCCATACGATATTCCTTCTGATAAAACCGGTGAATGCTGGGCCATTTCTGCCCATCCAAACGGTATGTGTGTCGTGCTAAACGGTCCTCATCAGGGAAAAACATTAGCAGACCTCTGGGAAAACAATAAAGAATTGTTTGACCACCATCAAAGCGAAAAGTTCCCACTGTTGACCAAAATTCTTGATGCCAATGATGATTTATCGGTCCAAGTACACCCTAATGATGAATACGCTCATAAGCACGAGAATGGGGAATATGGAAAGACAGAATGCTGGTACATCATTGATTGTGACGAGGATGCTGAGCTAGTATTTGGGCATAACGCAAAATCAAAGGCAGAAGTAGAAGAGATGATCATGGGCGGTAAATGGTCTGATTTCTTGCGTAAAGTAAAAATCAAGCCGGGTGATTTCTTCTATGTCCCTAGTGGAACAATTCATGCCCTGTGCCAAGGAACGCTGGTGCTAGAAACACAACAAAGCTCTGACACTACTTATCGTGTATATGACTATGATCGTGTGGATGATCAGGGGAAAAAACGCGATCTACACCTAAAGAAAGCAATTGACGTAACCACTGCACCACATGTTGATACAAACCCAACCATTACGGTACAAAAAAACGGCGATGCTACCATCACGACGTACGTAACAAATGAATTCTTCTCTGTATACAAATGGGAAATCAGTGGTACGGCTACCTTTGAACAGGATCAAGCTTTCTTATTAGTAAGCGTGTTAGCGGGTACAGGTACCCTTGAAAAGGATGGGCAATCCTTTGCATTAAAGAAAGGGGACCACTTCATCCTTCCAGCTCAATTTGGGACATATAAGCTGACTGGCTCCTTAGAAGTAATGGTTTCACACCCATAA